The following proteins are encoded in a genomic region of Hymenobacter siberiensis:
- a CDS encoding DUF885 domain-containing protein, which translates to MKKLALAGLVAAALTTACNQTKTTETATSSANNETGAAADSTSGLPGLFNSYWEKQSRLDPLSATAYGDNRFNDQLPNNQTRAFRDTLRTFYQGYLTRLQTFDREKLSDNDKISYDIFEYEMNHGLAGLKLNSWMMPANQFYGLPISLGQYGSGQGNQPFKTVKDYENWLGRVRGFTAWTDSAIANFRVGMRTGVVLPKVLVQRMIPQLQAKDIVVTDATQSLYYGPITRLPKDFSDADKTRLTEAYKKAILTELVPAYRKLGTFMQNEYLPKARATSGIDAVPGGKEMYAYDVKYETTTDKTPAEIYQTGLSEVARIRAAMEKVKAEVGFKGDLPAFFKYLNTDAKFRPYKKPEEVLAAFEDIHQRMLPNLQKMFGRTPKTPFEIRETEKFREASASAEYNQGSPDGTRPGIFYVPIPDATKFATTSGMESLFLHEAIPGHHYQISLQQENTGLPKFRRFGGQNAYVEGWALYSESLGPELGLFKDPYQRMGAMGDEMLRAVRLVVDTGLHSRQMTREQAIDYLLANLSTTPDEATSAIERYMAIPGQALGYKIGQLKIRELRAKYEKQLGSKFNLSTFHDELLKDGSMPLAVLEKKMDAWAAKQ; encoded by the coding sequence ATGAAAAAACTTGCCCTGGCCGGCCTTGTCGCGGCCGCCCTCACCACGGCCTGCAACCAGACCAAAACCACCGAGACTGCCACGAGCAGCGCCAACAACGAAACGGGAGCCGCCGCCGACTCGACCTCGGGCCTGCCGGGCCTGTTCAACAGCTACTGGGAAAAGCAGTCGCGCCTCGACCCGTTGTCGGCCACGGCGTATGGCGACAACCGCTTCAACGACCAGCTGCCCAACAACCAGACCCGCGCCTTCCGCGACACGCTGCGCACCTTTTACCAGGGCTACCTCACGCGGCTGCAAACATTTGACCGCGAGAAGCTGAGCGACAACGATAAAATCAGCTACGACATCTTCGAGTACGAGATGAACCACGGCCTGGCCGGCCTCAAGCTCAACTCCTGGATGATGCCGGCCAACCAGTTCTACGGCCTGCCCATCTCACTGGGCCAGTACGGCTCGGGGCAGGGCAATCAGCCTTTTAAGACGGTGAAGGATTACGAGAACTGGCTGGGCCGGGTGCGCGGCTTCACGGCCTGGACCGACTCGGCCATTGCCAACTTCCGGGTGGGCATGCGCACGGGCGTAGTGCTGCCCAAGGTGCTGGTGCAGCGCATGATACCCCAGCTGCAGGCCAAAGACATTGTGGTGACCGACGCCACCCAGAGCCTGTACTACGGCCCCATTACCCGCCTGCCCAAGGATTTTTCGGACGCTGATAAAACCCGGCTCACGGAGGCCTATAAAAAGGCCATCCTGACGGAGCTGGTGCCCGCCTACCGAAAGCTGGGCACGTTTATGCAAAACGAGTACCTGCCCAAGGCCCGCGCCACGAGCGGCATCGACGCCGTGCCCGGCGGCAAGGAGATGTACGCCTACGACGTGAAGTACGAGACAACGACCGACAAAACGCCGGCCGAAATCTACCAGACCGGTTTGAGCGAGGTGGCCCGCATCCGAGCCGCGATGGAGAAAGTCAAGGCCGAAGTGGGCTTCAAAGGCGACCTGCCGGCCTTCTTCAAGTACCTGAATACCGACGCCAAGTTCCGGCCCTACAAGAAGCCGGAGGAAGTGCTAGCCGCCTTCGAAGACATCCACCAGCGGATGCTGCCCAACCTGCAGAAGATGTTCGGCCGCACGCCCAAAACGCCGTTTGAAATTCGCGAGACCGAGAAATTCCGCGAAGCCTCGGCCTCAGCCGAGTACAACCAAGGCTCGCCGGACGGCACGCGACCGGGCATTTTCTACGTGCCGATTCCGGACGCTACCAAGTTCGCTACTACCTCGGGCATGGAGTCGTTGTTTCTGCACGAAGCCATTCCGGGCCACCACTACCAGATTTCGCTGCAGCAGGAAAACACCGGCCTACCCAAGTTCCGGCGCTTCGGCGGTCAGAATGCCTACGTAGAGGGCTGGGCGCTGTACTCGGAAAGCCTCGGGCCGGAGCTGGGCCTGTTTAAAGACCCCTACCAGCGCATGGGCGCCATGGGCGACGAGATGCTGCGCGCCGTGCGCCTGGTGGTGGACACCGGCCTGCACTCGCGCCAGATGACCCGCGAGCAGGCCATCGACTACCTGCTGGCTAACCTGAGCACCACGCCCGACGAGGCCACTTCGGCCATCGAGCGCTACATGGCCATCCCCGGCCAGGCGCTGGGCTACAAAATCGGTCAGCTCAAAATCCGGGAGCTACGCGCCAAATACGAGAAGCAGCTCGGCAGCAAATTCAACCTCAGCACCTTCCACGACGAGCTGCTGAAGGATGGCTCGATGCCGCTGGCCGTGCTGGAAAAGAAAATGGACGCCTGGGCGGCAAAACAATAA
- a CDS encoding DUF885 domain-containing protein, whose amino-acid sequence MTRLFTILLAAWCLVAHPAEAQLSPGNSTSAALLTGLFNDYWEGRARLFPLVATSQGDNRYNDRLPNDQTRAFRQQQVRFYRRYLNDLLNIDRARLRADDKLSYDIFQYEMRSRIEGLRLNTWMMPFAQFYSLPTTLSQLGAGTGAQPFRTVRDYDNWLARVGRFPVWADSAIGNFRQGMRTSIVLPRGLVQKMVPQLQAQITADATKSLFYGPITRLPASFSEADRARLTAAYQQAIATQLVPTYRKLAEFLQTEYLPRARSTAGLADVPGGTEMYRYNVRLMTTTERPPEAIYQTGLVEVKRIRAAMEAVKKQAGYKGSLSGFFNSLASNSKYTPYKSPEEVLKAFRGIQARITPSLPRLFGLAPKSPFEIRQTEAFRAATASAEYNRGTPDGSRPGIFYVPILDATKFNVTSGMESLFLHEAIPGHHYQLSLQQENTGLPKFRRFASYPAFSEGWALYCESLGKELGLYTDPYQRIGALGDEMHRALRLVVDVGMHAKGMSREQAIDYMMANEPISEQSATAEIERYLAMPGQALAYKTGQLKIRELRSRYEKQMGKTFSLKAFHDEILAGGSMPLAVLERRMDAWAARQR is encoded by the coding sequence ATGACGCGACTTTTTACTATCCTGCTGGCCGCATGGTGCTTAGTAGCCCACCCGGCCGAAGCCCAACTTTCGCCGGGCAACTCCACTTCGGCGGCGCTGCTGACGGGCCTGTTCAACGATTACTGGGAGGGCCGGGCGCGGTTGTTCCCATTGGTGGCCACGTCGCAGGGCGACAACCGCTACAACGACCGCCTGCCCAACGACCAGACCCGCGCCTTCCGCCAGCAGCAGGTGCGCTTCTATCGCCGCTACCTCAACGACCTGCTGAACATTGACCGCGCCCGCCTCCGGGCCGACGACAAGCTCAGCTACGACATCTTTCAGTACGAGATGCGCAGCCGCATCGAGGGCCTGCGGCTGAATACCTGGATGATGCCCTTTGCCCAGTTTTACAGCCTGCCCACCACGCTGAGTCAGCTGGGCGCGGGCACCGGCGCGCAGCCCTTCCGCACCGTGCGCGACTACGACAACTGGCTGGCCCGCGTGGGCCGATTCCCGGTGTGGGCCGACTCGGCCATCGGCAATTTCCGGCAGGGCATGCGCACGTCCATAGTATTACCCCGCGGTTTGGTGCAGAAAATGGTACCCCAGCTGCAAGCCCAAATCACCGCCGACGCCACCAAAAGCCTGTTCTACGGACCCATCACGCGCTTGCCGGCCAGCTTCTCGGAGGCCGACCGCGCCCGCCTCACGGCCGCCTATCAGCAGGCCATTGCCACGCAGCTGGTGCCCACCTACCGCAAGCTGGCCGAGTTCCTGCAGACCGAGTACCTGCCCCGAGCCCGCAGCACCGCCGGCCTGGCCGATGTGCCCGGCGGGACCGAGATGTACCGCTACAACGTGCGCCTGATGACGACCACCGAGCGCCCGCCGGAGGCCATTTACCAAACCGGTCTGGTCGAGGTGAAGCGCATTCGGGCCGCGATGGAGGCCGTGAAAAAGCAGGCCGGCTACAAGGGCAGCCTGTCGGGCTTCTTCAACTCGCTCGCTTCCAATAGTAAGTACACACCCTACAAGTCGCCGGAGGAAGTCCTGAAAGCCTTTCGGGGCATTCAGGCCCGCATCACGCCCAGCCTGCCCCGGCTATTTGGTCTGGCCCCAAAGTCGCCGTTTGAAATCCGGCAGACCGAAGCCTTCCGGGCCGCCACGGCCTCGGCCGAGTATAACCGCGGCACGCCCGACGGCTCGCGGCCGGGCATTTTCTACGTGCCCATTCTCGACGCGACCAAATTCAACGTTACCTCGGGCATGGAGTCGCTGTTTCTGCACGAGGCCATTCCCGGGCATCACTACCAATTGTCGTTGCAGCAGGAAAACACCGGCCTGCCCAAGTTCCGGCGCTTTGCCTCCTACCCGGCCTTCAGCGAGGGCTGGGCGCTGTATTGCGAAAGCCTGGGGAAAGAGCTGGGCCTCTACACCGACCCCTACCAACGCATTGGCGCGCTGGGCGATGAGATGCACCGCGCCCTGCGCCTGGTGGTGGATGTGGGCATGCACGCCAAAGGCATGAGCCGCGAGCAGGCCATCGACTACATGATGGCCAACGAGCCCATTTCGGAGCAGTCCGCCACGGCCGAAATAGAGCGCTACCTAGCCATGCCCGGCCAGGCGCTGGCCTACAAAACCGGCCAGCTCAAAATCCGCGAGCTGCGCAGCCGCTACGAAAAGCAGATGGGCAAAACATTCAGCCTGAAGGCTTTTCACGATGAGATTCTGGCCGGCGGCTCGATGCCCCTGGCGGTGCTGGAGCGCCGCATGGACGCCTGGGCGGCCCGGCAGCGCTAA
- a CDS encoding M3 family metallopeptidase — protein sequence MRQLPFAASCRLTGFLTTLGLAFTLLPTPGMAQTTASSATPTSARANQPALLAPWAGGHGGVPAFDKVKVADFKPALEAAMAENLAEINAIANNPAAPTFENTIAAMERSGQTLTRVSAIYDIWSSTLNDAAFSAVETEMAPKLAAFSDQITQNAALFKRIETVYNAPATKKLTPEQQRLVAVDYKQFVRAGAKLNTTAKARVSAINQQLAGLFTNFSQNVLADEADSVLVLKTDKDLGGLPASLRDAAKTTAGTRKIAAVGVITNTRSSIDPFLTYSDQRGLREKAWRMFTNRGDNGGAHDNNALITQILQLRAERAKLLGYATHAHLRLDNTMAKTPEAAMQLMEQVWKPAVAREHEEVADMLALAKKEGASANFKIEPWDYRYYAEKVRKARYDLDQNEVKQYLQLDKMREGMFWVAGELFNFAFVPVTDVPVYHPDVKVWQVNDKTTGKQIGLWYFDPYARPGKNSGAWMNAYRNQERMDGKAVTTIVSNNSNFVKGTPGEPVLISWTDATTLFHEFGHALHGLSSNVTYPTLSGTNVVRDYVEFPSQLLENWLATPEVLNKFALHYQTGQPIPAALVARIDKASSFNEGFATTEFLASALIDMKLHLAGGQKIDPDKFERETLAEMGMPSELVMRHRTPQFSHVFSSDGYSAGYYSYLWSVVLAADAFSAFTEAGGPYDKAVAARLRKNVFTVGNTVDPAAGYRAFRGRDPKIDALMKQRGFPMAEAKAKAGGKLGPSKPAGAPPKMPVQHK from the coding sequence ATGCGTCAACTTCCCTTTGCTGCCAGCTGCCGGCTGACAGGCTTTCTGACCACCCTCGGCCTGGCTTTCACCCTACTTCCCACCCCTGGCATGGCCCAAACTACTGCTTCTAGCGCCACGCCGACCTCGGCCCGCGCCAACCAGCCGGCGCTGCTGGCGCCCTGGGCTGGGGGCCACGGTGGCGTGCCGGCGTTCGATAAAGTGAAGGTGGCCGATTTCAAGCCCGCGCTCGAAGCCGCGATGGCTGAGAACCTGGCCGAAATCAACGCCATTGCCAACAACCCGGCGGCCCCCACGTTCGAGAACACGATTGCCGCGATGGAGCGCAGCGGCCAGACCCTGACCCGCGTATCGGCGATATATGACATCTGGAGCAGCACGCTGAACGATGCCGCTTTCAGTGCCGTGGAAACCGAGATGGCCCCCAAGCTGGCCGCGTTCAGCGACCAGATTACGCAGAACGCGGCCCTGTTCAAGCGCATCGAAACCGTGTATAACGCGCCCGCTACCAAGAAGCTGACGCCGGAGCAGCAGCGGCTGGTGGCAGTGGACTACAAGCAGTTTGTGCGGGCGGGCGCGAAGCTGAATACCACCGCCAAGGCCCGGGTTTCGGCCATCAATCAGCAGCTGGCGGGGCTTTTCACCAATTTCTCGCAGAACGTGCTGGCCGATGAGGCCGACTCGGTGCTGGTGCTGAAAACCGACAAAGACCTGGGCGGGCTGCCGGCCTCGCTGCGCGACGCGGCCAAAACCACGGCTGGCACCCGCAAGATTGCGGCGGTGGGCGTCATCACCAACACGCGCTCCAGCATCGACCCTTTTCTGACGTACTCGGACCAGCGCGGGCTGCGCGAGAAGGCCTGGCGGATGTTCACGAACCGGGGCGACAACGGCGGGGCCCACGACAACAATGCCCTCATCACCCAGATTCTGCAGCTGCGGGCCGAGCGTGCCAAGCTACTGGGCTACGCCACCCACGCCCACCTGCGCCTCGATAATACCATGGCCAAAACGCCCGAAGCCGCCATGCAGCTGATGGAGCAGGTGTGGAAGCCTGCCGTGGCCCGCGAGCACGAAGAAGTGGCAGACATGCTGGCCCTGGCCAAAAAAGAAGGTGCCTCCGCCAACTTCAAAATTGAGCCCTGGGACTACCGCTACTACGCCGAGAAGGTGCGCAAGGCGCGCTACGACCTCGACCAGAACGAGGTGAAGCAGTACCTGCAGCTGGATAAAATGCGTGAGGGCATGTTCTGGGTGGCCGGCGAGCTGTTCAACTTCGCCTTCGTGCCCGTAACCGATGTACCCGTGTACCACCCCGACGTGAAGGTGTGGCAGGTGAACGACAAAACCACCGGCAAGCAAATCGGCCTCTGGTATTTCGACCCCTACGCCCGGCCGGGCAAAAACTCGGGCGCGTGGATGAATGCCTACCGCAACCAGGAACGCATGGACGGCAAGGCCGTGACCACCATTGTATCGAACAACTCAAACTTTGTGAAGGGTACACCCGGCGAGCCGGTGCTCATTTCCTGGACCGATGCCACCACGCTGTTCCACGAGTTCGGCCACGCCCTGCACGGGCTGTCGAGCAACGTGACCTACCCCACCCTTTCGGGCACCAACGTGGTGCGCGACTACGTGGAATTCCCCTCGCAGCTGCTCGAAAACTGGCTCGCGACGCCCGAGGTGCTCAACAAGTTTGCCCTGCACTATCAGACCGGCCAGCCCATTCCGGCGGCGCTGGTGGCCCGCATCGACAAAGCCAGCTCGTTCAACGAGGGCTTTGCTACCACCGAGTTTCTGGCCAGCGCCCTCATCGACATGAAGCTGCACCTGGCCGGCGGGCAAAAAATTGACCCCGACAAGTTTGAGCGCGAAACCCTGGCCGAGATGGGCATGCCCTCCGAGCTGGTGATGCGCCACCGCACGCCGCAGTTCTCGCACGTTTTCTCTTCGGATGGGTACTCGGCGGGCTACTACTCCTACCTGTGGTCGGTGGTGCTGGCGGCCGATGCCTTCAGCGCCTTCACCGAAGCCGGCGGGCCGTATGACAAGGCCGTGGCCGCGCGGTTGCGCAAAAACGTCTTCACCGTGGGCAACACCGTGGACCCGGCCGCCGGCTACCGCGCCTTCCGGGGCCGCGACCCGAAGATTGACGCGCTCATGAAGCAACGGGGCTTCCCGATGGCCGAAGCCAAAGCCAAAGCCGGCGGCAAGCTGGGCCCCAGCAAGCCGGCGGGTGCGCCGCCCAAGATGCCGGTTCAGCATAAGTAG